A stretch of Paludisphaera borealis DNA encodes these proteins:
- a CDS encoding M56 family metallopeptidase, whose product MGVWLLLVWAAAVGLLSFRLFRDARRLSGVIERAEAASDTLAEECAALAARLGCSGPVRVARSAEVLSPCIASAWRPVLLLPARTDLESNREDLQAFLCHELAHVRGRDLMWNYALHATSTLLWFHPLVWKARETHAAACDAVCDAVAVDAMGDVASYGRALARLALRMSGRTAGAYGLAMARASDVRRRITFLNRRVFRHDPPRSLTVPAMLSLCLSAFLIGSLGISRAEPGDEKRQAAAMEEKPTAPQEKREPSQKTGPIRRHAGGYDAQVATIIITGRALDQDGLPAPGADIQVVNDNPMYSGDMLLGKTTSGTDGRFVLRDISLPVLTPPPGAIPKPTEGRFEVSGWVSGKAFAWHATQSYRPGPRPAKTDAKEAGVAFYEGETVTTDLVFGPPARLSGTVTDDAGKPVEGALVQVGYINNVRSPGGSGTWNCSAIAPTGEDVAFRGVASLPESRRSAHTDAHGKYAIEGLPRETKFLALIDHEPTYEPRTLTIATSKESFADIKSLGHDGVLDHVFTVPGTVRVRTTLAGSGGAAGGATVIARGSKIQRSGAIATTDAQGMAVLHLQPDDYTLRAEPPSGVVAVVTELPFKVAKGTKETAVDVQLEAGAPLTFEAVEEATGKGIAGVRFAYETDTTRVRRPVASQTVYVDHPATGTDGRLAVIASPGARRYFADRVPGFEPIDAENPLAMIVAGRPEVVRFRFRPVPAPDARPSRTPNSKDEVVRRLQERWEAQRVLARRGRMRASRVTVHGSALLNQHEPTEGGVSDGTARAARWAWKAEVR is encoded by the coding sequence TTGGGCGTCTGGCTCCTGCTCGTCTGGGCGGCGGCCGTCGGATTGCTGTCGTTCAGGCTCTTTCGTGATGCACGCCGGCTCTCCGGCGTCATCGAGCGCGCCGAGGCCGCCTCCGATACGTTGGCCGAGGAGTGCGCCGCGCTCGCCGCCCGGCTCGGCTGCTCAGGGCCGGTTCGCGTCGCGAGGTCGGCCGAAGTGCTCTCTCCGTGCATCGCCTCGGCATGGCGGCCGGTCCTCCTGTTGCCGGCCCGTACCGACCTCGAATCGAACCGTGAGGACTTACAGGCGTTCCTCTGCCACGAGCTGGCGCACGTTCGAGGCCGCGACCTGATGTGGAACTACGCCCTCCACGCGACCTCGACCCTGCTGTGGTTCCATCCGCTCGTCTGGAAGGCCCGCGAGACGCACGCCGCGGCCTGCGACGCCGTATGCGACGCGGTGGCCGTGGACGCGATGGGCGACGTCGCCTCCTACGGTCGAGCCCTGGCGCGGCTCGCCCTGCGGATGTCCGGTCGCACTGCGGGGGCGTATGGCCTGGCGATGGCCCGAGCGTCCGACGTCCGCCGCCGGATCACGTTCCTCAACCGTCGCGTTTTTCGACACGACCCGCCCAGGAGCCTCACCGTGCCCGCGATGCTCTCCTTGTGCCTGTCGGCGTTCCTTATCGGGAGCCTGGGGATCAGCCGCGCCGAGCCGGGCGACGAGAAGCGACAGGCCGCGGCGATGGAGGAAAAACCCACCGCCCCCCAAGAAAAACGCGAGCCTTCCCAGAAGACCGGTCCGATCCGGCGGCATGCCGGCGGCTACGACGCACAGGTGGCGACCATCATCATCACCGGTCGCGCCCTGGACCAAGACGGCCTCCCGGCGCCCGGCGCGGACATCCAGGTCGTGAACGACAACCCGATGTACTCGGGGGACATGCTCCTCGGCAAGACGACGTCCGGGACGGACGGTCGCTTCGTGCTTCGAGACATCTCGCTACCCGTCTTGACCCCGCCCCCCGGCGCGATTCCGAAGCCGACCGAGGGGCGATTCGAGGTCTCCGGCTGGGTTTCCGGCAAGGCGTTCGCCTGGCATGCGACCCAGAGCTACCGGCCCGGGCCGCGTCCCGCGAAGACCGATGCGAAGGAGGCCGGTGTGGCATTCTACGAAGGGGAGACAGTCACGACCGACCTGGTCTTCGGCCCCCCTGCCCGACTGAGCGGCACGGTCACGGACGACGCGGGAAAGCCCGTCGAGGGCGCGCTGGTCCAGGTCGGGTACATCAACAACGTCCGCAGCCCCGGAGGCTCGGGCACATGGAACTGCTCGGCCATCGCCCCGACCGGCGAGGACGTCGCGTTCAGGGGAGTCGCCTCATTGCCCGAGTCGCGGCGATCGGCTCACACCGACGCGCACGGCAAGTATGCAATCGAAGGGCTGCCGCGCGAGACCAAGTTCCTCGCCTTGATCGACCATGAACCCACTTACGAACCGCGCACGCTCACGATCGCGACCTCGAAGGAATCATTCGCCGACATCAAAAGTCTCGGACATGATGGTGTTCTGGATCATGTTTTCACCGTCCCGGGGACCGTTCGCGTCCGGACGACCCTCGCCGGGTCCGGCGGCGCTGCGGGCGGGGCGACGGTGATCGCCCGCGGGTCGAAGATCCAGCGGAGCGGGGCGATCGCCACGACGGACGCCCAAGGCATGGCCGTCCTGCATCTTCAGCCGGACGACTACACGCTCCGAGCCGAGCCCCCGTCCGGCGTTGTCGCCGTCGTCACCGAACTCCCATTCAAGGTCGCGAAAGGGACGAAAGAGACTGCTGTCGACGTCCAGCTCGAAGCGGGCGCGCCGTTGACGTTCGAGGCCGTCGAGGAGGCGACCGGGAAGGGAATCGCGGGCGTCCGCTTCGCCTACGAGACCGACACGACTCGCGTGCGCCGGCCGGTCGCGAGCCAGACGGTTTACGTCGATCACCCGGCCACGGGCACCGACGGCCGGCTCGCCGTGATCGCGTCTCCGGGGGCGCGGCGGTACTTCGCCGATCGCGTGCCCGGCTTCGAGCCGATCGACGCCGAGAACCCCTTGGCCATGATCGTGGCGGGGAGGCCGGAAGTCGTCCGATTCAGGTTCCGCCCCGTCCCCGCCCCCGACGCTCGCCCCTCCCGCACGCCAAACTCGAAGGACGAAGTCGTCCGACGATTGCAGGAACGGTGGGAGGCGCAGAGGGTCTTGGCGAGGCGAGGGCGGATGCGGGCGTCGCGGGTAACCGTTCACGGGTCGGCGCTGTTGAATCAGCACGAGCCGACTGAGGGCGGGGTCAGCGATGGGACGGCGAGGGCCGCGCGATGGGCCTGGAAGGCGGAGGTCAGATAG
- the tnpC gene encoding IS66 family transposase: MTNAPPIPEELWSKVPPDAQAAVAAVFLATQRRIDVLERRIADLEARLNQNSTNSSKPPSSDPIGVKRKPPAPPSRRKRGGQPGHRRAVRPLVPPEQLDSSTDCKPTSCRRCKGPLDGVDPAPLVHQVAEIPRFDPWVDQYRLHRLTCPGCGASTCGTLPEGGSASCFGPRLQAVLATLAGAYRLSKRQIRQLAGDLLGLSISTGMIAKLERRSALALAEPHRELAAAVHEAAVVNVDETGWREQGRRAWLWAATTPTATVFAIAANRSGEVARSLLGDRPDRTVGSDRFSAYNWIAAADRQLCWSHLRRDFQAMIDRGGVGAKFGGRLLGLSNRLFRIHRKARDGLLGGATYQKAIGGLERLVHATLEAGARCASERAAGTCSELLRLEAGLWNFARRPGVEPTNNVSERAVRHAVIWRRISGGTASASGSRFVERMLTVVATCRRQGRNVLDYLTSAFQAHRAALAVPSLTPPSVGSC, from the coding sequence ATGACGAACGCGCCGCCGATCCCCGAGGAGCTTTGGAGTAAAGTGCCGCCTGACGCGCAGGCGGCCGTCGCCGCCGTGTTTCTGGCGACACAGCGGCGGATCGACGTTCTGGAGCGGCGGATCGCCGATCTCGAGGCGCGGCTGAACCAGAACTCGACCAACTCGTCGAAGCCGCCGTCGTCGGACCCGATCGGGGTGAAGCGGAAGCCGCCGGCGCCGCCGTCGCGACGCAAGCGGGGCGGACAGCCCGGGCATCGCAGGGCGGTCCGGCCGCTGGTTCCGCCGGAGCAGCTCGACTCGTCGACCGACTGCAAGCCGACGTCGTGCCGGCGGTGCAAGGGGCCGCTCGACGGCGTCGATCCGGCGCCGTTGGTCCATCAGGTCGCCGAAATCCCCCGGTTCGATCCGTGGGTGGATCAGTATCGGTTGCATCGTCTGACCTGCCCCGGCTGCGGCGCGTCGACTTGCGGCACGCTCCCCGAGGGGGGCTCCGCGAGTTGTTTCGGCCCGCGGCTCCAGGCGGTGCTGGCGACCCTGGCCGGGGCCTATCGGCTGAGCAAGCGGCAGATCCGCCAGTTGGCCGGCGACTTGCTGGGGCTGTCGATCTCCACCGGCATGATCGCCAAGTTGGAGCGGCGGTCGGCCCTCGCCCTGGCCGAACCCCACCGCGAACTGGCCGCGGCGGTCCACGAGGCGGCCGTGGTCAACGTCGACGAGACCGGCTGGCGCGAGCAAGGCCGTCGGGCCTGGCTGTGGGCGGCGACGACCCCGACCGCCACGGTCTTCGCGATCGCCGCGAACCGCTCCGGCGAGGTCGCCCGAAGCCTGCTCGGCGACAGGCCGGACCGGACCGTCGGCAGCGACCGCTTCAGCGCGTACAACTGGATCGCCGCGGCGGACCGGCAACTGTGCTGGAGCCATCTCCGCCGCGATTTCCAGGCGATGATCGACCGCGGCGGGGTCGGCGCGAAGTTCGGCGGCCGGCTGCTGGGGTTGTCGAACCGGCTGTTCCGGATCCATCGCAAGGCGCGCGACGGACTGCTCGGCGGAGCGACATATCAAAAAGCGATCGGCGGTCTGGAACGGCTGGTCCACGCGACGCTGGAGGCCGGCGCGCGGTGCGCGAGCGAGCGGGCGGCCGGTACGTGCTCGGAGCTGTTGCGGCTGGAAGCCGGGCTGTGGAACTTCGCGCGGCGGCCGGGCGTCGAGCCGACCAACAACGTCTCGGAACGCGCGGTGCGTCACGCCGTGATCTGGCGACGGATCAGCGGCGGGACCGCCAGCGCTTCGGGGAGTCGGTTCGTCGAGCGGATGCTGACGGTCGTCGCCACCTGCCGACGACAAGGCCGCAACGTGCTCGACTATCTGACCTCCGCCTTCCAGGCCCATCGCGCGGCCCTCGCCGTCCCATCGCTGACCCCGCCCTCAGTCGGCTCGTGCTGA